From the Manihot esculenta cultivar AM560-2 chromosome 14, M.esculenta_v8, whole genome shotgun sequence genome, the window ATATAGAAGGTTCTTAATTAGGAGGATTCAGATTTTTGGATCCTAATTAGGCTTGATTATAGGACTTGAttatatagattttatttttattgtaaatattcttAATTTGGGTTGATTCTTtatgtataaatactcaaattttataaaaatcaatttaattggaatagaataaaaattcttctcaaattcttcatggtaccagagtttttttttttttatgattttagggtttaaattcaattttttttctttagggTTTTTAAAACTCTAGATCTACCCTATCTAGAGACCTTTTCACATCTCACAGTTGCCACCAGGATGATTGCTGGACCGCCACCGGCAAGCTCCGCCACTGGAAAGCCATGACTCACGTGCCCTTCCTTCCCAGCGCGTGAGACACTGTCTGATGTTGCTACACTGTCCAGTCCACTCCGGCGCTGTTTTCGACCCCTTTTTCGGCCATTCTGTGCCGATACTTGGTCTTTTAGTGATTTGATTGGAttctcttgtgtgtacaaccttggtTCTATTGTATGGACCCCTTTTTCGGCGTGGGAGATGTTTTTCGGTGGTTTTTTCTAGCCGTGATTTTTTTCGGCAGACTTGTCTTCAAGTTGCGCTTCTAATGTGCCTGGACTCGTGCTTTTTCGCCAGTGAACAGTAATTACTTTCttcaataacaataattttttactgttttttacagaaaaaaggatgggttttttttgaaatagcaGTGACTTCTGTGGGTAATGTAAGGACTtctgataatatttttatttcgtCTCCTAGTTCTGCTccatggattattgattctCGTGCAAATAAACATATGACGGGCTTCTCTGAAAGCTTCCTTAATTATCTTCCTTGTCTACAAAAAGACACTGTTAGAATCGCAGATGGTTCTTCCACTCCTATCTCTGGAACTGGTCTATTGTTTGTACTCCAAATATCAAGCTATCCTCTGTTCTTCATGTTCCTCATTTCCTTGTTAATCTTAGTACTCTCACCAAAACActtaactataaaattaaatattttgctGACCATTGTGTTATTCAGTACCTTCAAACTGGAAAGAGTATTGGTAATGATAGACTATAcgatggcttatatatgttggaagGGAATGTGAGTTTGAATCTACCTCGGACTCTTTTTGGAAGAAATTGGGATGTCAACTAGGAAATCATACAGTGATATTGATGGTTAGGACAATTATCCTTCTttattttagagaaactttATTCTCATTTATTTTCCAAGGCTAAGTATGATTCTTTAGTCTGTGATGCTTGTGAGGAACGCTAAGTATATAAGAACTTCTTGTCCCTCAAGTAACAATAGGAGTATGATTCTTTTTATGACCATTCATTCTAACATTTGAGGACCTACTCAAACGGTATCACTATCTGGTAATCGTTgatttgttacttttattgattgcTGCACTCGTGTGACTTGGGTTTATTTGATAAAGGCAAAGAGTGATGTGTTTTCttgatttcaattttttcaCAAGATGGTTTTTACTAAATTTGATGCTAAGATAAAAGTTTTGAAAACTGATAATGGCACAGAGTATATGGATGGACGTTTTTCTGCTTATCTGGAGTCTAATGAGATACTATATCAAACTAATTGTCCTTACATTAGTGCTTAAAATGGTGTtgctaaaaggaaaaaaaagaaaaaatagacatCTGTTGGAAGTATCTAGATCTTTCTTTTTTACTATGAATCTTCCAAAAACCTATTGGGGAAATGCAATTTTAGCCGTAGCTTATCTCATTAATAGAATCTCTCTCAAGGCTCTTACCTTTAAAACCCTTTAGAGGTGTTGCAAGGGAAAAATGCTTATACTGTTCCACCAAAGGTGTTTGGATGCACGTGTTCTGTTCATATTAGGACAGGTGGGAAGCTTGATCTAAGAGCTCTTAAATGTGCGTTTGTTGGATACTCTCCCACGTAGAAGGGTTATAAATATTGCCACCCTCCATATAGAAAATACTTTGTCAGTATGGATATTACGTTTAGAGAGACTTACAAATATTACCACCCTCCATATAGAAAATACTTTGTCAGTATGGATATTACATTTAGAGAGACTTGAACCTTACTTCAATATTACGCCAACACCTTTTCATGGGAAGGACAACGAGAGAGCAGAAATGATTTCTAATCTTATAACTCTAGAACGTTTTACTTTAGTGGAGACTACTATATAGGGAGAGAATATTGATGATCAGGAGACTACTATACAGGGATACAGTATTGGTGATCAAATTGGGCGTTTGGATAAACTAGATTTAAGGAGATACTCAAGAAGAGACAAAACAGAAGCAGAAAAAGCCATTATGCAGCCTATTCAGTATCATGAATCTTCCACTTCTCTATCTGGTGAGTCATCCCTAAACCTTGAGCCCATTGGTGATCTAATAAATCAATTGCTCAAAGAAAAGGAGCTAGGTCTTGCACAAAGcactctatttctaactttctctTTTATGATTCTTTGTCTCCATCATATAGAGTCTTTGCCTtatctatttcctctgtgtctatcCCACAGAATTAGAAGGAAGCTCTCAAATATTCTAATTGGAAGAAACTAATGattgaagaaataaaaattttggctaaaaatgagacctgAGAGTTGATGTCTCTTTCACCAGGAAAAAAACCAattggctgtaaatgggtgttcatTGTGAAACACAAAGCAGATGGATCAATTGAAAGATTCAAGGTCAGATTAGTTGCTAAGGGATATATTCAAACCTATAGAGTGAATTACCATGAGACATTTGTCCCTGTTGCCAAAATAAATTCAATCAGAGTATTGTTGTCTTGCGCTGCCAACCTTGATTGGGACTTATagcaatttgatgtgaaaaatgcattcCTCCACGGAGACTTAAGGAATGAAGTATATATAGAAATTCCTCTTGAATTTGATGATGAAAAAATATAAGGAAAGGTGTGTAGGCTAaagaaggctttgtatgggttgAAGCAGTCACCTAGAGCTTGGTTTGATCGATTTAGCAGAGCTATAATTTCCTTTGGCTATCAACTGATTAATACTGACTATACCCTATTTATCAGACATCACCAGGGTAAAATTACTCTTCTCATAGTAATGACAGGGGATGACCTTAAAGAGTTGACTCGGTTAAAAAAGCTTTTGGCTCAGGAGTTCGAAATTAAAAATCTTGAAAAACTATAATATTTCATGGGAATCGAGGTTGCCAAGTCAAAGAAAGGAATCTTTATTTctcagaaaaaataaattctgaattttttaaaagaaattggtATGTTAGGTTACAAACCAGTAGAAACTCCCATTGAGAGCAATGACAAGCTACAAACAGGAATTGGTAAATCAGTAGATATTGCCAGATATCAGAGGTTGGTAGGCAGATTGATTTATTTTTCGCATACTCGACTAAACATAGCATATGCAGTCAGCTTAGTCAGTCAGTTTATGCATAATCCTCGTGAGTCTCATAAGTAAGCTGTTTTTTGCATTTTGCTATACTTAAGTCTGTTTTTGAAAGATATCTCCTATTCTCTAAATATGGTCATCTTCGTATGCACACACTCACAGATGCATATTGGACTAGATTGATGATAGGAGGTAAGCAAAAACCAAAGTGTTGTTATTCGATCAAGTGCTGAGGCGGAATATAGAGTAATGACACATGGTGTTTGTAAACTTCAATGGTTGCAGAAATTATTGGAGGAATTGAAACTGTTGGAGAGGGACAAACTACTCTTGTACTGTGACAACAAAGCTGTTATCAATATAGTTTACAATCCGGTTCAACATGACCGAACGAAATATGTGTAGATTGATTGACACTTCTTTAAAGAGAATTTAATAAATGGTATATGGAGATTAGATCATCCAACTTCCGATGAACAACTAACTGATATATTTACCAAAGGACTCGGCAACAAGACCTATCACATCTTGGTTTGCATATCTATTAACCAACTTGAGGGGAGGGTTGACCAACATAGAAAGTTCCTAATTAAAATGATTTAGATATTTGGGATCCTAATTAGGATTGATTATagaaattttattcttattgtaaatatttctaatttaggTTGATTTTTTGTGTATAACTCAAACTTTGTAAAGATTTTAAGATTGAGTAATACCTTATTCTTCCTCCCCCCTTTTGTTCACATTGAGTAAACATCTTTTATACAGGTTCTTGGGAGAAGCCTGTCATGTTGGATGCTCCTGTGTCTGGAGGTGTTTTTGCTGCAGAAGCGGGTAGCCTCACTTTTATGGTATTGCTTTAAGTCTGACTTATTTCCGATGATATTATATCCCCTTTAATTTTCTTGTACACTGTCAACATGGAACCTGTCCCCCCAAGCCATATATTCCAACAGATtgcaaatgaataaataaataaataaatattatgctGTAGGGTGTCAAAGTATTTTCttgtaaaatttatttcatGAAAGTAGATTATTTCATCCAGGTCGGTGGGTCAAAGGACGCTTATCTGACTGCCAAACCCTTGTTTCTGTCTATGGGCAAAAACACGATCTACTGTGGTGGAGCAGGAACTGGTTCAGTATGTTCTCGTACACACTCGAAGCTACTATCCTTGCACTAGAATTTGTAGcctttcttttattataaatttttagtttatgTTTCTTTTTGGATACTAGTGATGGGAGAAATCAGGTTTATTGTGCATTTTAGACTGTCTCGTGCATCTCCCCTTCTAATTGATGATATTTATGCTTCTGTACTTCCATTATGGATTGAAAAGAATGCATTAGCTTATTGCTAAGGGTTGGGCATTTATTTCTAATTTGTCAATTACTAAAATTAGTAGGATATAAATTTTGGTCCATGAATCTAAAATATATTGACTAAATATGGATCACATAATGGATTTATAATAGGAACTGTCTGGATCTTGTGATCTTTTTCTTTGAGTAAGCGAAAGTTGCACTGGTAAGAGAAAATTTCAATATATGGTAAAATGGATGATTCAGTGTGCTAAAGATTGCTGCAATTAGTGTCAGTCAGTCTCATCCATTAATGCTTATTGACAACTTTATGCATGGACAAACTGCGAGATCCTGTCGATAGCCAAAAACTTATATACTAGACTCCAACAGATGTAATAGTTTATAcggttaaatatttttctttatgatTCTAAAGCATCGGCTCTACTGTAATGCAACCAACtgataactttattttttatgcttGGTTGCAGTAGTTAGACCTTTCCTTGTGATCTTAGACAGTCTACTATGTTTTATTTCCTTAATAAAAATACacctaaattaatttttttgaggaCATCAGATACTTATGAATGTTATGCTATATAAATATTGCTTGATTTCTTCAAGCGCACagagaaataataaaatgataGGCAGAGTATCGGTCCCATGAGAACTGTGTGTACCAAAATTATAGGAACTACAGTTATTTAGAATATCGAAGTGAAGTTTATGTTAAAACTAAGAGcagaaatttaaaactaaactaTGAATTATGAGCAACCAATCAAACACAATGAACTCAACAACCAATAAAGAAAAGCCTCTAGGGAGTGGAGTTCACAACATCATTTACTCGGGCATGtgaatcaatttatttaattagggaTAATATTGttttttgaaggaaaaacaatccTAGGTAATCTAATATCCTTTCTCAAGGCTCAAAAGATATGTTTTAACCAAATTAGTCATCTATTCTCATTGAACTAGTTTGATTAACACCGATTAGGCTCcttgattattttataaaattcttcaTGAGTTTTATTCTATCTCTATATCAAGATTCCTAGGTTCAAAGTTGATTTTCCCATACCAAACTTCATTTTTCAATACTTGGTATACGTAATCATGCAATTGTGGATCCAACACAAAACAAGCATTAGGAATGCAAGATAAATCAAAATCTAATATCCTTTTATTGAATAGAAATCAAAGTACAGCTACAAGTTTATTTAGTTGCTacaagttcttttttttttttttttttgaaaatgctTTCCATTGATTACATGTACTTGAGCATTCATCTGTCTGTTTTGGTAGCATCCATGATTGATGTGGTGCAGATTTTTGTAAGATGCAAAAAAAGGGTGACTTGTAAAAGAAAATGTAAATATACCTGCTTGCTGAAGTAGTCCAATTtccaattaaatattttatttttagaacttAAGCTTCACCTATCAATATTCATATTTGAGCATGTGATATCTTTATTGTTCGCTTTGTTATTTAGGCAGCAAAAATTTGCAACAATTTGGTAATGGCCGTGAGCATGCTTGGGGTATCAGAAGCCCTTGCTCTTGGCCAGTCACTTGGAATTGGAGCAGACACTCTAACAAAGGTTTTTAACTCTTCAAGTGCTCGATGTTTTTGTAGGTATCCAATGCTTTTCTACTGTCCCATCTCTACTAACATTCAAAAGCTATATTTCAAATGATGCCACAGAAAAGCCAGCCGCTTGAACTTGCCAAATTTTGAGTTTGATCTAAACTTATGCTAGAGGACCATCATGGGTGaccataaatttaaaattccaCCTGCACAAGTAAACAATGTGAAGGTCAAAAACCTTCTCCGGAGTTCAAAATAGTTTAGTATCCTTGAGGCTGGCAGTAAATGGTACAACATGTGATGAACAAACACCTTGATTTCTGACCCAAACTACTCTTTATCTCTGGTCTTTCAAGTCACATGTGACACCAGCTTAATGATTGGCTAATCCATGTCAGATGATCAGATTTTCCTGTCAAATTTACAATACTCTCTAAATCTTGCTTCAAAATGATTTGTAAGTTCTAATGAAATCCCTAATATGGCAGCGATACTTATAACCCAGTTCCTGGAGTTATGGAAGGGGTGCCTGCTTCAAAGGATTATACTGGTGGATTTGCATCTAAGCTTATGGTAGGTGGTCTCAGCTTACCTCTGCTAACATTTAAATAATGAATTggaaaaaattttatcattatttcaTGATTTATCAAGTTATTGTGGCACTTGGGTTTAAAAATCTTAATGAAGCATGAGCATTAGCATTTATGACTTACTGTTCTAAAAGAGCGGTGGCCTTCCAAGTGCCATACAATAGTTGGACATTTTTATCGAAGCTTGTTTATTGACATTTATGATACTGGATGCATTGGTTGACATACATGATACACCTCATATAGTCCACTGTCAACAATATTTGTAACATTTTTACGTGTCTCTATCAAATTCCTGAACCCCATAACTCTGTCTCTTTCTAGAGAAGTTTTTCATAGAACATTTGTTTACCACGACAACATTTCAATTTTTATCACCACAATAAGCCCTGTTACATGGTGTACATCTTTCAGCCTGGATATAATGTTAGGCTTAGGTCAATCAAACTCTTACTGGTTTTTTATGCATAGAGTTCTCATATCAAGTGCTTGTAGAATAAAGGGGATGTTTTCTAATACTTTTTTTACCAAGACAATCCACAACTAGAGAATTCTAAAataagaacccaaacttgaatAGGTATTTGAAATAAAACTCGACATAATTTGCTTAACAATGATAAATTACAAATTTCTCCTGTAATAGAATGAAATTACAGGCATCCCCTCAAGATTTAAATTTACAAGCTCCTCTCATTGAGTGTCTTCATCTATCTTTACACATGGCATGGATGTAGGGTAGCCATTACCTTTTTGAAACTCAAAGGTAGGTAATCTTGTAAATTACTGGGAAGCTATTGAAGTGATTCCATCATATATATGCTATTTGTCTGAAAGCtaacatcttttttttttctctatacTAATTGTTGCTATGAGTATTGATAATATTGTTCTTTTTGTGGTATTCAGGCTAAAGACTTGAATCTTGCTGCTACATCAGCTAAAGAAGTTGGTCTTAGATGCCCTCTGACATCACATGCATTAGAGATGTAAGTGACTTTGCCACATAGCAACTCGTTGAATGAGGCAATGATTGGCATTGTTCATGATCTCCCAGGCACCAGGAACTTGTTCTTTTGGTTGCATTTGAATGTTGGACGTGAACTTGGTTCTGGTTAATTTAACTTGCAACTGTTTTCAATAGTCTTCAGCTTAGCGTTGTTAGGATAATATCTAGAAGATTTGAACTGCTATTTGCACTTCGAAGAAATTCTACTTCCTGCAGCCATGGCAGTTTCTGTAGAAACTGTCCAAGGAAGGCAGTTGCAGTGTTTTTTTTGAACTGGACGGCATGCATTTATTAAACCTTAAGATCTCCAATTTCCTGCTGAACTTCTTGAGATTCTGAAGTCCAAAGCATTCTCAAGTGCCATATTGATATTCTCAATCCTTTTGATTCAAATGAAGATACATATTCTGATGAATATTACAatcaaaagaagaaagaaacttTGCAGTGCTGGACCATGCTTGTTGATTAACTGATTATTTTCTGCAGATACACAAAGCTGTGTCAGGATGGTCATGAAATGAAGGACTTCTCTTGCGTTTTTCGCCATTATTACTTTGGCAAGGATGAGCAGTAGCTTAATCAGTGAGAGTTACTGATTATATAAGATCCTCAAACAACCTGGGATGAAGTCCAGCCGGCACTTTTGTGGGTGCCCATCACCATCATACTTGGAGCTTCATCCACTTATCAACATTACTCTATAGTGCTTTTAGATTTGAAATGGAGTTTTTGGTTAGTGCTGATTGAATCAAGTGCTGTACtttcaatataaattattataatttttttaaaaattaaggttattaattaatcttattGATTTGGATATATAAATCTTAAACGATAGTTATTGTCGAAATATGTTTGAAACTTGTCATTTTATTATATGGATGATAGGATAATTTTGTTTAGATTCAATTTATAGTGAAATCAAGATACAATCAGGTGagtgctatttaatttttatgtatatttcaTCACTTGTTTGTATgttaaatcaatttgattctaataaatggatttttttatttttctacttttctttcacttgcaATGGACTTTTTTTTcacatatttttttaagatttattgcggaaaaaatatattttctttttgtaatttttcatatttatagttaaaacttttaaacttaatttttaaatttattataatt encodes:
- the LOC110600137 gene encoding probable 3-hydroxyisobutyrate dehydrogenase, mitochondrial, which codes for MATLHRVRSLLSVFNTKSILSVYAPVCRFSTSPLSSELESVGFIGLGNMGSRMANNLIKAGYKVVVHDINCDAIKMFTDKGVPAKRTPFEVAEASDVVITMLPSSAHVLDVYMGPNGLLHGGSLLRPQLFIDSSTIDPETSRKVSAAVSSFLLQEKKGSWEKPVMLDAPVSGGVFAAEAGSLTFMVGGSKDAYLTAKPLFLSMGKNTIYCGGAGTGSAAKICNNLVMAVSMLGVSEALALGQSLGIGADTLTKVFNSSSARCFCSDTYNPVPGVMEGVPASKDYTGGFASKLMAKDLNLAATSAKEVGLRCPLTSHALEIYTKLCQDGHEMKDFSCVFRHYYFGKDEQ